The Haloarchaeobius amylolyticus genome window below encodes:
- a CDS encoding DUF5798 family protein produces MGLGSTAKKLQTLAERAEQLYAQLKDVRERLTQIEQDVDETSNTVQGLETELAEHRMLLEALAEKEGIDVDELLADGLITEAEAKGDEATDAQAAAEQQPTDQGSSTGDQGSVGSSSSE; encoded by the coding sequence ATGGGACTCGGTTCGACCGCGAAGAAACTCCAGACGCTCGCAGAACGTGCAGAACAGCTCTACGCCCAGCTCAAGGACGTCCGGGAACGGCTCACCCAGATAGAGCAGGACGTCGACGAGACGTCGAACACCGTGCAGGGCCTCGAGACGGAACTCGCCGAACACCGGATGCTCCTCGAAGCCCTCGCCGAGAAGGAGGGCATCGACGTGGACGAACTCCTCGCCGACGGCCTCATCACGGAGGCCGAAGCGAAGGGCGACGAGGCGACCGACGCGCAAGCCGCGGCGGAGCAGCAGCCGACAGACCAGGGTTCGTCGACCGGCGACCAGGGCTCGGTCGGCTCCAGCAGCAGCGAGTAA
- a CDS encoding extracellular solute-binding protein — protein MRDDSKRGASGRSRALADRRSLLQVAAGLGVGFGLGTLAGVELAGDDDGDDGDRSAFGVTETTTTTRETRTDEDQPTKVTIAADSRLAEASAELLDELRAAGLPAEVEVEVLEPPQTTVTRKSRYRQLLNAEEPEPTILMMDSGWAMPFVRRFPFPNLSERLADPVASRVEGEAVDQLLATVSDGAGNLYGLPMFVQAPTIQYRKDLVEKAGYDPEGANWATDPPDWELFSQVTKDTMTQTGKTGYTFQAKQYIGLPCCTFNEVMSSLGGAYFGSPREHLFGPVGERPITVEEQPVLDAIRLLRSFVHGTDAPHTLDRVAGDIAPPEVIQYSEEPSREPFTAGEVVMHKNWPYAIEINAKEEHFGQDLGVMPLPAGVPRSEARYPGTGGSVAALGGWHFLVNPYAPSNIKEQAYAVLEAFASEQVRRFLFTELGWLPPETSRYGSLPTDANRLGPYLPQLAYAVENTMPRPVTPVWPPESQRVAERVHAALRGDSDPAAAMGSLASDLETLESEYE, from the coding sequence ATGCGAGACGACTCGAAACGCGGGGCGTCCGGGCGGTCTCGCGCGCTCGCCGACAGACGGTCGCTCCTGCAGGTCGCGGCCGGCCTGGGCGTGGGCTTCGGACTCGGGACGCTCGCAGGGGTCGAACTCGCGGGCGACGATGACGGGGACGACGGCGACCGGTCCGCGTTCGGGGTGACGGAGACGACCACGACGACGCGGGAGACGCGCACCGACGAGGACCAGCCCACGAAAGTCACCATCGCCGCGGACAGCAGACTGGCGGAGGCGAGCGCCGAACTGCTGGACGAACTTCGCGCAGCAGGGCTGCCGGCCGAGGTCGAGGTAGAGGTCCTCGAGCCGCCCCAGACCACCGTCACGCGAAAGAGCCGGTACCGGCAGTTGCTGAACGCCGAGGAACCCGAGCCGACCATCCTCATGATGGATTCGGGCTGGGCCATGCCGTTCGTCCGCCGGTTCCCCTTCCCGAACCTCTCGGAACGGCTCGCCGACCCGGTCGCCTCGCGGGTCGAGGGCGAGGCCGTCGACCAGCTGCTCGCGACCGTGAGCGACGGAGCCGGGAACCTCTACGGGCTCCCGATGTTCGTGCAGGCGCCGACCATCCAGTACCGGAAGGACCTGGTCGAGAAGGCAGGCTACGACCCCGAGGGCGCGAACTGGGCCACCGACCCGCCCGACTGGGAGCTGTTCTCGCAGGTCACGAAGGACACCATGACCCAGACCGGCAAGACGGGCTACACGTTCCAGGCGAAGCAGTACATCGGGCTCCCGTGCTGTACCTTCAACGAGGTCATGTCGTCGCTGGGCGGCGCGTACTTCGGTTCGCCACGGGAGCACCTGTTCGGGCCGGTGGGGGAGCGCCCCATCACCGTCGAGGAACAGCCGGTACTGGACGCCATCCGGCTGCTCCGGTCGTTCGTCCACGGAACCGACGCGCCACACACCCTCGACCGGGTCGCCGGGGACATCGCCCCGCCCGAGGTCATCCAGTACAGCGAGGAACCGTCGCGCGAACCGTTCACCGCCGGCGAGGTCGTGATGCACAAGAACTGGCCGTACGCCATCGAGATCAACGCGAAGGAGGAGCACTTCGGGCAGGACCTCGGCGTCATGCCCCTGCCGGCGGGCGTCCCGCGGTCCGAGGCCCGCTACCCGGGGACCGGCGGGTCGGTCGCGGCCCTCGGCGGGTGGCACTTCCTGGTGAACCCCTACGCCCCGTCGAACATCAAAGAGCAGGCGTACGCGGTACTGGAAGCCTTCGCGAGCGAGCAGGTCCGACGGTTCCTCTTCACCGAACTGGGGTGGCTCCCCCCGGAGACGAGCCGCTACGGGTCGCTCCCGACCGACGCGAACCGGCTCGGGCCGTATCTCCCGCAACTCGCCTACGCCGTCGAGAACACGATGCCGCGGCCCGTGACGCCGGTCTGGCCCCCGGAATCCCAGCGGGTCGCAGAGCGCGTCCACGCCGCACTCCGGGGAGATTCGGACCCGGCGGCGGCGATGGGCTCCCTCGCCAGCGACCTCGAGACGCTGGAGTCCGAGTACGAGTGA
- a CDS encoding DUF7548 family protein, with protein sequence MNRFRTPPTVGIAAAIAFLVAVFVPYVTLSETAISGLGTYYGVGVVAPTYLTLFALVAAIVFAAGREGRTEPDLAAGVTLVLGVVMAALTLFWALDAGAVVSSLGTEDWMEYHPWAVFLCSTLIALCSLWYARVLGLLSA encoded by the coding sequence ATGAACCGGTTCCGGACCCCGCCGACGGTCGGCATCGCCGCCGCCATCGCGTTCCTGGTCGCCGTCTTCGTCCCGTACGTCACCCTCTCCGAGACCGCCATCTCCGGGCTCGGGACGTACTACGGCGTCGGTGTCGTCGCCCCGACGTACCTCACACTGTTCGCGCTCGTCGCGGCCATCGTCTTCGCGGCCGGCCGCGAGGGCCGGACCGAACCGGACCTCGCCGCCGGCGTCACCCTCGTCCTCGGCGTCGTGATGGCCGCGCTGACGCTGTTCTGGGCGCTCGACGCGGGCGCCGTCGTCAGCAGCCTCGGCACCGAGGACTGGATGGAGTACCACCCGTGGGCCGTCTTCCTCTGTAGCACCCTCATCGCGCTCTGTAGCCTCTGGTACGCCCGTGTGCTCGGGCTGCTGTCGGCCTGA